A portion of the Musa acuminata AAA Group cultivar baxijiao chromosome BXJ1-1, Cavendish_Baxijiao_AAA, whole genome shotgun sequence genome contains these proteins:
- the LOC135606695 gene encoding uncharacterized protein LOC135606695 has product MKFNHLVESEDQELKLAVVPRSSNVKTDEDNSLESQINQVTDQSLQEGCSEGNQDIHLWEDFVQMAKLRKNKSLGNILDKERSGSYGNIIEEDELSQGFSSTCQLDMNTLDNIDGISLYEDHMDHGSKSQNQNHKNNNMFEFHNASLAEPVHRESLFSIGIVESDEKHHDNDDDHVYSGHARSCFLDSHGVPNTSINDDSLKLDFIGSHSISFENMFSINDGRVQFLNGDRAADSRVSLNQHKAAPDAEYMSHESDIDDQGSTCHSELRGHLSNNSCRCNGLSDPENDCKYFIPKSVSDNQLVDSKDSLCNADSSVDGSDHNSNPGHGIELEQLGNNGAVTCKLNESSIQNKDESTPEGHNIGRVAAWINQLDVQNCDTVEELGKSSNPAHKKEQPKVAGRIESKKVDARSSIGMIVAYDYLSTLSPMSSTAQMANLGLVAIPILSAFVGLKMLNLSGNTIVRITSGAFPKGLHMLNLSKNKISVIEGLRELTRLRVLDLSYNRISRIGHGLASCLMVKELYLGGNKISEIEGLHRLLKLSVLDICSNRISNSKGLKQLAANYASLQAVNIKSNPAEKNVGNEELKKYLSSLLPHLAYYNKQVIRANGSKEVLDRPRRSFSSHQFDRSFRSEGKDSHRGIRGTGLSKSSYSHGKSGNGLNTSIKSSKRSHRPLKSLWPKPTNDLPDAGRNMLLGLQPSSFLRRTQSEGAFGESYELQSYRLDPLVPVPDMEAI; this is encoded by the exons ATGAAGTTCAATCATCTGGTAGAGTCTGAAGATCAAGAATTAAAGCTTGCAGTGGTGCCTAGAAGTTCCAATGTCAAGACAGATGAAGATAATAGTTTAGAATCCCAAATCAATCAAGTAACAGACCAATCTTTACAGGAAGGTTGTTCTGAGGGCAATCAGGATATTCATCTCTGGGAAGATTTTGTTCAGATGGCAAAGCTTAGAAAAAATAAATCTCTTGGAAATATATTGGACAAAGAAAGAAGTGGCTCCTATGGAAATATCATCGAGGAAGATGAACTAAGTCAGGGATTTTCCAGTACCTGCCAATTAGACATGAATACATTGGACAACATTGATGGTATTAGTCTATATGAAGATCACATGGACCATGGAAGTAAGTCACAAAACCAGAatcacaaaaataataatatgtttgAATTTCATAACGCTTCATTGGCTGAACCAGTTCATCGTGAATCCCTCTTTTCCATTGGCATTGTCGAGTCTGATGAAAAGCATCATGACAATGATGATGACCATGTTTACTCTGGACATGCAAGATCGTGTTTTCTAGATAGCCATGGAGTGCCAAATACAAGCATCAATGATGATTCTCTGAAGCTTGATTTTATTGGGTCTCATTCCATATCTTTTGAAAATATGTTCTCTATCAATGATGGAAGGGTTCAGTTTCTAAATGGTGATAGAGCAGCTGATTCTAGGGTGTCTTTGAACCAGCACAAAGCTGCACCAGATGCAGAATATATGTCACACGAATCTGATATAGATGACCAGGGTTCAACCTGCCATTCAGAATTAAGAGGGCATCTTTCTAATAACAGTTGCCGGTGTAATGGTCTATCAGATCCAGAGAATGATTGTAAATATTTCATTCCAAAGTCCGTTAGTGACAATCAGTTGGTTGACAGCAAGGACTCACTTTGCAATGCAGATTCATCGGTTGATGGGAGTGATCACAATAGCAATCCTGGTCATGGAATCGAGTTGGAACAACTTGGGAACAATGGTGCTGTGACTTGTAAACTTAATGAAAGTTCCATCCAGAATAAGGATGAATCAACTCCTGAAGGACATAATATCGGGCGAGTTGCAGCTTGGATCAACCAACTTGATGTCCAAAATTGTGACACTGTGGAAGAACTCGGGAAAAGTTCTAATCCTGCACATAAGAAGGAACAACCTAAGGTTGCTGGTAGGATTGAAAGCAAAAAAGTTGATGCTAGAAGTAGTATTGGAATGATAGTAGCTTACGATTACCTTTCAACCTTGAGTCCTATGTCTTCAACTGCACAGATGGCAAATCTTGGATTGGTTGCAATTCCAATCCTTAGTGCATTTGTTGGTTTAAAGATGCTAAATTTATCAGGCAACACCATAG TTCGGATAACTTCTGGAGCATTTCCGAAAGGTCTTCACATGTTAAATCTGTCGAAGAATAAAATATCAGTCATCGAAGGCCTCAGAGAACTTACACGACTCCGTGTACTTGATTTGAGTTACAACAGAATAAGTAGGATTGGCCATG GTTTGGCTTCTTGTTTGATGGTGAAAGAGCTATATTTAGGTGGGAACAAGATAAGTGAAATAGAAGGCCTGCATCGCCTCCTCAAATTGAGTGTTCTTGACATATGCTCCAATCGAATATCTAATTCAAAAGGACTTAAGCAACTGGCAGCTAATTATGCTTCCCTGCAAGCAGTAAATATCAAGAGCAATCCTGCTGAAAAAAATGTCGGGAATGAAGAGCTTAAGAAATATCTGTCGAGTCTTCTGCCTCATCTTGCTTATTACAACAAGCAGGTCATTCGAGCAAACGGTTCAAAAGAAGTCTTAGACCGTCCTCGACGATCTTTCTCATCCCATCAGTTCGACCGCAGTTTCAGGTCGGAAGGTAAAGATTCTCATCGCGGAATTCGTGGTACAGGCCTAAGCAAGTCATCCTATAGCCATGGTAAGTCTGGCAATGGTCTGAACACTTCAATTAAATCATCCAAGAGAAGCCATAGGCCCCTAAAATCTCTGTGGCCCAAGCCAACCAATGATCTCCCAGATGCTGGCAGGAATATGCTGCTAGGTCTGCAGCCTAGTAGTTTTTTACGACGAACCCAAAGCGAGGGAGCATTCGGAGAATCTTATGAGTTACAATCCTATAGATTAGATCCTCTGGTTCCAGTACCTGATATGGAAGCCATTTGA
- the LOC135606991 gene encoding E3 ubiquitin-protein ligase CSU1-like: MPQRHSKNNNDLAFFTYEEKRKLGYGTQRERLGRDSIKPFDACCLCLKPLVDPLCCQKGHVFCKECILECLLAQKKDIKRKLAAHAAQQKQEKEEEEEKLMLQKARELDAFDQQNHGAVPQYSDRSQVRDKNGFHGANSVKVTSYEEEALRNMKAFWLPSATPDAPVKVAAPSIDTICPEGKEKLKLKSLFPICFTEESNEQKNKSKALEISYICPSCKVTLTNTLSLVAMSTCGHVFCKKCSDKFLAADKVCLVCNKGCKERNLVCLAKGGTGFAGHGNHLEATEFKHLGSGTGLGLWKPATKS, encoded by the exons ATGCCGCAGCGTCACTCGAAGAACAACAACGACCTCGCCTTCTTCACCTACGAGGAGAAGCGCAAGCTAGGGTACGGCACGCAGCGGGAGCGGCTCGGCAGGGACTCCATCAAGCCCTTCGACGCCTGCTGCCTCTGCCTCAAGCCCCTTGTTGACCCCCTATGCTGCCAGAAGGGCCACGTCTTCTGCAAGGAGTGCATCCTCGAGTGCCTCCTCGCTCAGAAGAAAGACATTAAACG GAAGCTAGCTGCACATGCTGCTCAACAGaagcaagagaaagaggaagaagaggagaagctaATGTTGCAAAAGGCTCGAGAACTTGATGCTTTTGACCAGCAAAACCATGGGGCTGTCCCTCAGTACAGTGACAGGAGTCAGGTACGCGACAAGAATGGTTTCCATGGAGCAAACAGTGTGAAGGTAACTTCATACGAAGAAGAGGCTCTTCGCAACATGAAGGCCTTTTGGCTTCCATCTGCGACCCCTGATGCTCCAGTCAAGGTGGCGGCTCCATCGATCGATACAATCTGTCCAGAAGGCAAGGAGAAGCTCAAGCTGAAATCTCTATTCCCAATCTGCTTCACTGAAGAGAGCAATGAACAGAAGAACAAATCCAAGGCTCTAGAAATCAGTTACATATGCCCGAGCTGCAAGGTCACACTCACAAACACCCTTTCCCTCGTGGCCATGAGCACATGTGGTCATGTATTCTGTAAGAAGTGCTCCGATAAGTTCTTAGCTGCTGATAAAGTTTGTCTAGTCTGCAACAAGGGATGCAAGGAGAGGAACCTGGTTTGCTTGGCGAAAGGAGGGACAGGATTCGCCGGACATGGGAATCACTTGGAGGCAACAGAGTTTAAGCATTTGGGCAGCGGTACCGGGTTGGGATTGTGGAAGCCAGCCACGAAATCTTGA